AGCCATTCATAGAGAAGAGTGATTCTGTGCAGACGAATGTATTCCCCGGGTGTTTGGTTTCGAGACGTCTTTTTAGGTGATTTAGATCATTATGTTTGAATGGAAAAGCTTTGGCTCTAGAAAGCCTTATGCCATCAAGGATAGAGGAATGGACATGGGTATCGTATAAAATTCGATCCTCAGGAAATGCTACACTGGAAATTAAGCCCATGTTTGCCGCATAACCAGAGTTGCAGACTAAAGCACTTTCTACTTTATGAAATTTAGCGATCTCCTCTTCTAATTTTTCGTAGGTTGAGGAGTGACCTGTAAGCAGACGGGACCCCGTAGACCCTTTGGCATTTCGGGATGAAAAACCAGCTTTCAGAGAGCAACACCCCATCCTAGAGATTCCCAGATAATCGTTAGAAGCAAAATCAACCTTAGCTGAGTTATGGTTCAAAGAAAGGGATCGTAAAATGCCTTTTGATTGCCGTTGCTCTAGAGCTTTCTTTAGGAATCGTTCTTTGAACATGGGTTCCCTCTACTCTTCATAAAGGAGGGGCGGGGTTTCATTCCTAACAATTCCAACATAGCTTTGTCATCCTCCATGGAGTTATTTTCCACTGTTAACAGTTTTTCTCCAAAAAAGATAGAATTTGCTCCAGCTATAAAACACAATGTTTGTTGTTCCATGCTAAGGAACGCTCGTCCTGCAGACATCCTGACCATGGAGTAAGGGAATACTATGCGAGCAGTTGCTAGAGTCCGTAAGATATCCCAAAAAGGTATTGGAGGAGAATCTTCCAAAGGAGTGCCCTTTACTGGCCACAGAATATTCACAGGAACGGATTCTGGAGGGTGTTCTCTTGAAGCAAGCACGTGAAACATCTTGGCTCTGTCAAGCATTGTTTCTCCCATTCCTATGATTCCCCCGCAGCAAACGCTGATACCTGCTTCTTGGACAACATCTAAGGTGTTAAGACGGTCTTCATATTTTCTTGTGGAGATGATGGTCTCATAAAATTCCGGGGAGGAGTCCACGTTATGGTTATATGCAAACAAACCAGCTTCAGCAAGTTTTTTAGCTTGGTCAGGTGCCAGCATTCCTAAGGCACAACAAACCTCTGCACCCATATCTGTGATGGATTTAACCATTTCTAGAACACGATCGAACTGATGATTATTTTTCACATTTCTCCAAGCAGCTCCCAAACATATTCGAGTGGCGCCATTTTTGATGGCTAACCTTGCGTTTTCTACAACATCCACTATCTTCATCATTGCTTCTGGAGAGACATGTGTGTTGTATCTGGAGGACTGTGCACAATAAGCGCAGTCCTCGACACAACCGCCAGTTTTTACTGACATAAGATAGCAAGTTTGAAGTTCTGAAGGAGGGAAATTGGAGCGGAGAACACCATTCGCTCTATGGATGAGTTCGAATAATGGCGAGTTAAGTATTTCTAAAATCTCCTCCAAAGAGAAAGAAGGATTGGTCCGTAAAGTGTCTGTCATGCAAGATTAAAGTCCTGGAAAGTTAATTTTCCTAAGAGAGTTTACTTGTTGATAGTAGAAAGTCAACAATCTTTTCTACAAGTTAGTTATTTTCAAAAAGTTTTAACAAAATTATCCTGTTTATTCTTTGTATGGGGAATCCCTAATCTTTTTGTTTTTATTTTTTCGGAGACAACATGTCTATTCCTAATAATTTTTCTTCCTTTTCTTCATCGGGCCCTGTTCTTGTTCCTTACGTGTCCAGATTTAGAAGCCCAGAAAGTTTTTCTAAAGAAGTTAGAATTTTTGTCGAAAATTGGCGAGTATCAGGACTTACTATTTCAGCAGAAGATGAAGATATGATAAGCGAATTATTTCAGTGCCTGGAGGGGCTTTCCGATGTACTTTCTCGACGAGATCTCATCACTTTAGACAGAGGCGACTATGCTAGAGTTCTTAGTTGCTACAGTCATTGTTTACATCTCTATGCGTCTCTCAAGGGTAAATTCTTCTTTCTTTGTAGGGATAAGAGAAGCATTCAGGAAAAATGTGTGCAAAAGGACCAAGATCTTTCTTTTGAAAAATCTTTTTTTCAGGATTCTAGTTCTGAGCGTTTTTCCACGCATTCTGTTTGTCCCAGTGGTGCAAATGCTTTTTTATTAGTTGTTGGTGTTTTTTTATCAGTAGCTATTTTCTTTATAATATTTGCTCCTCTGTTTTTCATTTCTTCATTGGGAATGTTTACTATGATGGCACTTGGATTAGGTGTAGCAGCGGCTGTGTGCGTGTCTTCTGTGGCTGTTATTTATCTTGTGACGAAGTGTTGCTTTTTGGGTAAGAGTGTCTAGCAGGGTTTCAAAAGATTGTTTATTGTTTTGAAAAGATGATTCTAATTACAATCAGCTGTTTTGTTTCAGCTTTGGTTTGGTGATGGCTAACTTTTTTGGCTTAGGAATTCGGGATAATGAAGGGCGGCCTCCCTCACTGGAGGATGAGTTTATTCCTTTTAGTGTTAAGGTTCCTTTACCAGAGAGAGACAAGGCTAAGAGGCTTTCCTATTTGGTCCGGGATCTAGTTCTATTTTCTTCGTTTTTGATGATTCTATTAACCTTTTCCGTTGTTGTCTCAGGAGTTTTTCTTTTAGGGATGTGGACGAGTCTAGGGATTTCTTTTGTTTTGACCACAGTTTTAATAGGAATGGTAGTTTGGTCCGTCCATAAGTGTTTTAGATCCTTTACAAGAGGCTTGGACGAAAAATCGTGAGAAGGATTGATCTGTAGTTTTCTATTTGGATTGATAAAACTTTTATATGATTGAATATCAATTGTTTGTTTATTTGCTCTAAAAGTATTTTTTTTGTTAGAATACTTTTCTTTATTGCTTTTTCTAGGTGTTTATTATGGCAATAAGTAGAACAATCGGTATTTTAGGTGCAGCTTCATCAATGGCTACCTTAGCGTACCTGTTGAATGAGGATGATAAAAAGTCTTCGGAAAAAAGAAGTCAGCTAGAGCGGTTGCCCGGGTACACTGTTTATACTAATGGGGATGCTGTCTATCTGAAGAACGACTTGGATCTATTAAAACAATCAATACAAAATTTATCTTTTCAGCTGCCTCCGTGGTTGATGGAAGAGATAGAAAATTTATCTAAAGAAGCTACTCGGTTGTGTGCTCTTTCACAAGTTTCTAGAGGAGATCCTCTGGGAGGTCTGGGAAGAGTTCAGGCAGCCTTTGATAGGTATTACTGTGTTAGAAAGCTTCTAAGAAGCGAATTTCACCTGGGGGATGAAGCTTGCTTTGGGGACATTAGGTATACAGGACCAGCATCCGGACCTATCTTCGTTAGATGTGTGAAAGAGAAGGTTACTGTTGACCCAGAAATAAAGTCTCATAGAGGTCTAGCTATAACAGGCCTAGTTTTGTCCATACTTGTTGGGATTGCCGGTATCATTGCTCTAGGTGTTTTGGCAGGTACAGGTATTATTGCGGTTCTCTTAGGTGTTGGAATATCTGTTGCTATTGTTTTGTCTTTAGTGGTACTGTCTTGTTCTGTCATTCGGAAATTGCTTCCTTCGGAGGATGTGCAGCTTAGGAGAATCAGGGTCAAGCCTCAAGATGTGGCAGAGCCTATAGAATGGAGAAGAATTTTCTCCATTGCTAACAACAAGTGGCATTAGATTTTTGAAGACAGCTAGAAGAGAGGGATTATTATGAGCACTGTCAATACAAACCCCGGGTCAACTCAGGAAGCTTCTGTGGCCATGACGGGGGGGGCAACGTCTAATTACGATCTTCAAACAGTAAGAGACTTGCAGCTAAGTCATTTGGTTATGATCAGCCGGAAAATGCTGTTCTTAACGGCGGGAATTATGGCCGTGTCTGCTGCTTGCCTTATAGCGGGGCTTTGTTTGGGATGGTTGAATATTGCTCTCGTAACAGCAATGGCCGTAACGCTTGTTCTAGGAGCTTTGGTTCTCTTGGGATCTCAGAGACTGGTGTACCAAGTTAAAAAAGAGAGTAGTTCTAGTCCTATAGAAAATCCTACCGGAGAGAGTTCTGTAGCACAGAATTCTGTGGCAGGGAGTTCTAGCATAGAAAATTCTTCCGTTTCTTAAATGTTTTGCGATCTTTTTCATTCGAGGGAGAGGTCCTTGAGGCCTTTTTCTCGGTGAGGGTTAAAGATGGGTGCTTTTGAATAATGAAAATAGCTGTTGCTATGGAAAAGGAGAAGTTTGTCTATGAGCAGCGCCAACACTCTTTCTGCCGGTGGATCCACCAGGTTGCCTCAAAAAACCACTAATGGGGAGCAGAGTGCTTCCTCTTCGTTACCAGAGTGGTTAAAAGTAAGTCGATCGTCCATAGTGAGTCGGTCTATAATAGCTCTGGTTACTAACATCATGGTGGTTTCTGGAGTTCTATTAATGGTTGGGGCCTGTTTGGGATGGTTAAATGTTGCTTCGGTGGCTTTCTTTGCTGTGATGCTTGTTGCAGGAGCTATTACTCTTTTTAAAGCTCAAGATGAAGTTTACGACGTCTTTTTGGAAGAAAAACCTGAAGAAAAGAAAGAAGAGAGATTAGTTCATAGGCAGTTGGAGTGCTTTCGAGAGTTCTCTCGTGGTTTTAAAAATGTTTTGGCGGCCCATTATTCTGAGAATTTGAATAAATTCCTTACTGAAGAAAATCTTTCTTTATTGGAAATCAGGGAGTTTTTATCAAAAATCAGTAGTTCCGGTGTGAAAGAATTCTTTCTCTCCGAAGAAGACTTTTCTCAATCTTCGGTAGAGGAAGGGCTCGCTCGTTTTTCTAGTAATGTGAAAAAGACGTTTTCTCCTCAACTTAGTGAAAAAATCCTTAGCTTTTGGCCATTGCTGTCTAGGCCATGGCTTTCCAAAGATGAGAATCTTGCTGCTTACTCAGATACATTGGAAAATCTTCTTAAAGAAAGATGCCCGCTGGTTTGGTTGTCTGAGTTTTTGAGTAAATGCCATAAGGGTCATTGGTTAAGCGGTTACAGGGCTGTTTTCCAAAAGAGGGTTCCCATGTCTCTGAAGAGCTCTTCCGCATACTGTGTGTCTAGGCTTGGACTTTTAGAATCGAGTTCCACTATTTTCTCTTTAAAGTGGTGGGTGCTTTCGAAAGTTGTTACAAAGGAAGAGTATGAGAAAATGGTAGAAGACTATGGTTGCGGCTTCAAGGAAGAATTCTTATCAAAAGTCCAACAGTGTCAGGAAGTATTCCAGAAGTTCATTGAAGAAAACAAAGATCTTCAGATTGATGTTCCAACATTCAAAGAATTTCAGGTACTTTGTGAACATAAGATTTCTCCAGAAGCCTTTCTCAGCTTGTCCGAATTAAGTAAAGAAAGGTTGGACTTCTTCTCTCGACTTACTGACCATAACGGCAGCAACTTATTAGCGAAATGGTTAAGGTCGTTTGGAGATTGCTTGCATGACGTAAATTCTGAAAGTTTCTCCTGTTTTTATCCCTACACTGTATACAAGTATTTTGCCTCCTCTGTCATGTGTTTAACGGAGGAAGAGATCTTAGAAAATCTGGATGATGATAAAGCCTTTTCTAGAATGTTAAGTGAGCTTAGTGGTTTGTTGATCGAGATCGAAGAAATTTCGGATAGTTGGTATGTAACTAATAGGGTTTTGGACGCAAGTTAAGTGGCAAGAGTTAAGGCGGGTGCGTGGAGTTGCTAGAGCTTTGGATGCTTGTCGGATGTGTCCGCCTGGTAGAGCTGGTTGTTTCAAGTTAGAGCTGCTTCGCGTAATAGCAGAAGCATAAAGTTAGGGTCCCTACTTTTTGGATTTTTTTAAGGTTCTCCTTTAGTTAGGTTGATGGTGAACATCTTTAATCAAGGTTAACTATATGGTGATAGGGTGGCTAGCTTTTCCCTGCAGGGGGTCCTCCGCAGTTCCGAAAGAACTAAGAGATACCGGGATATCAGAAACTTCCTACAGGGTTATGAAAATGGGGAAACATATCAAGTATGTATCCCTGGCGGTTCTTTCGACTGTATTAGTTCTATCCGCATGTTGTGCAGTATTCATGGATTTTTCTCTTTCTAATGTGATTTTCTTGGGGATTATGGGTTTTATTACAGCAGTAATTTTGATTTGCTCTCAATCTCGTGCTTTTTTGAAATCTAGGCGGATGGAGAAGGAATTGTTGGGAGTTGGAGTTATATCTCTGAAACTTCAGGAACTAGGGGATTTACTGGAACCAGGCTCTTTCTGGGAATAAAGAGTTGTTTGAAGCGAGTATGAAGAACTTCATGGAGATGTTTTTCTCTTGCACAATGGATCTTAGGTGGGGTTTTTATTCAGGAGATTTGTCTTTAGTTTTTATTGTGTTGTGCGAAGGAGTGAGTAGGTGGTGAGAAGATGGAAGTTTTTCCTAAGCTAAATACATACCGCTTGAACGCCACGAGCAATTAACCAATTTTCGAAAAGAGAGCGTCTGAAGATGTTGTCTTTTAGTAACAAACAGTTTCCATCTTCCGAGGCAATGGGAATTTTGAATCGCAGCCGGTTTTCGGTGTTTTCCAAAGAAGAATTATTTCCAAAATCTTGTTCCTAGTTTGTTGGAGGAAATTGCTTGGGAAGAGCGCCTGCTTTATCTTGATAGGTAAAATAAGAAGGGATTGGAAGTTTCTACTTGATCAACTGGGTGAAGGGTTAAACATGAAAGTCAGTCTTTGTATGCTCGAAATTAATCATACGACAATATTTTATTTCGGAAGCCTTATTCTATTTTGAAAAAGAACATCTAGAAGGCATGCCAGCGTTCTTCCTTTGGTAGCCAGGAAAACAGGTCCATGGATAGGCAGGAAAGAACTAACAAAGCCTGCTTAAGTACCATAAGAATCTATTTATTGAGACGATTGAGTTGGGGAGTGATCTGGAAAAAGAAGTGACTCCGGGGTCAGTTTCGTTTTTTTTTCGGAGGATAACTTTTCTACATTTTTTATCCGTATACATTTTTTATCCGTAGAAGGAGGTCTTATACCTGTGTTTTGCTCGTTTATCTCCAACGAAGGAGATTGGGATATTTTGGAAAATCTCTTCCACTGTGTCACTATTCTATTTTTTTTAGCGAAAAGATAGTTCCCAGAGTCGACTCTGGGGCTTAGTCTTTGCACCCACAGTTGAATTTTCTTTTGAGTCTTTGCCAAGTTTCTACATTATTCGGGGGTTGGTATGCGAGGGATAATGAAGTTTTGCAGTTTTTATTCGGTGTTTGGGGGTGATAAATTAGGGGGATGTTCTAATGTATTGAAGATTAGCAACATTGTGTTGTTTGTGTTGGAAGTTTTAGCAGCAGCATTTGTTTTGTCCGTCTCTTGTGTTTTATGTTTTGGAGTGCCGTCTTCTAGTATCGTTGGCTTTTTTGCTAGCGTAGCAATCTCTGCGATCTTTCTTATTTTGTCTTATTTAATATTCAGAGATCTCAAGGTTAGCAGGGAGCATTCTCTCCTTTTGGACACTCCAATTCGGAAAGGACTATCTTCTGAAGAAGGGGTTGAGAGGCAAGAGGACAGTCGTCTTCGAGAGGAATCTGTATCAAAAATTCAACTTTTTGATCATTTGATGCTTGAGGATATGGGCCCAGTGGAAAGGTCTATGAAAGAGATGAACAACTTTCAGACTGTTTCTCCAGGATTTTTAGAAGAAATCGTTGAGAACAGAATATCTTCAGAAACTGTTAAACATTTTGTCAGAAAAGAGAACCTAACATTTGAGGAAACTCTAGAACTTCTTAATGCACTACCTGTCTTGCACCTTGATGAAGAGGAATTAAAGGAAAGATTATCCCCAAACTTATTTAAAAAAGTTACTTCATACGGAATAAAGTGGTTAAGGAGTTTTGCAAGATTGAAAGTAGATTTTGGGAACTTAAGCTTTTTATTTCGGGCTTTTTGTCTTCAAAATTGTCCGCTGTTTTTATTTTCAAACTTTGTAGAAGAAAGCTTTTCTGATTTTTCTTTATGGAGAATTAAAAAATTTTTCAAGTTTAAAAAAGATTTTTCTTTATCTGCAGTTGCTGCCTACAGTGTTTCTAGATTAGGGCTTGCCTTTCGAAGAGACACTTTTTTCTCGAAGAAGTATTGGCTTTTTTCTCTGGCAGCTGCTCGTTATAGGGGTATCTACGAATCCATGATGGTGCATTACCATTTCATGAACAAAGAGATGTTTGAAGAAATGGTAGGATTTTTTATGCGGGTATTTGATGAATACGTGGGAAGGAAAGGAGGTCGATGGGGAATCTCTCCTGGAAGTATAGAGCTGTCTAGAGAGGATGTTTGCCTTCTTTGTGAGCACGGAATAGGATTTTCTGGACTGTATTTTCTATCGATGTTGAAGTTCGATCAACTACAATTACTAGAAAGGGCTTCTAACGTTTGTGGAAAGAATCTTTTAGCAGATTTAATGTTGTCTATCGGAGACAGTTTATTTCACCCTAGGTTTTCTTCAATGTTTTCTGAAGAAGAATTGTCGTTTCGACGACCTTCTCGCTCTATTAGAGGGATCACTTGGTCAGAGCTCAATGTTTTGCTAAAATGGCTTGAGGATGGGAAGGAAGAAAGCGTAGAGACTTTCCTCAGTCAATTAGAAGGGCGAGAGATCAAGATTCAAAGTTGCAACGATCAATCTTGGTATACTAGTCTTCGTTTGTATGACAGTGCCTCCCTTTGCTCTAATTGTTCTGTTTTAAAAAGGACTTCTAGAGAGCAAGCTAGGGTCCTTCCTTGGATAAATTGGAATCGGTCTGTATACAAAAGGGAAAGGATAAGAAAGAATGATGTCTAATATTGGTGATTAATTCTTTATGTCTCTTGCGATAAATTTCTTTTTAAGTCTTAGGATGTTATTCAGATAATGCTTCATTCAAAAAGGTACTGGATTCTTAGTCGTAATATAGGTGTTGGAGTATTTCTTTTATCCAGAATTTGTAGAAGTTGTACCCTGAAAATGAGATGGTTTTCAAGGTTGCGTCAAGGAGATGCAAAAAGGGATCAGTGCTTTCTTATTTGAAGTAGGAATAAGAAAAGACTTAATGTCTAGAATTCTAAGAGGGTTTTGCAACCTTGTAAGTATAGAGGAGTTTTAGGAACGATGCTAGAAAGGTGTGTGAGCTTCGAGGTCAGCAACTCCGATTAGAATATGTGGAAAACTGATACCGAAGGTTTCTCATAATCTCTAAAACTTCTCAAGAAGCAACGTGGGAGCCCTTTTTAGACAGATTGGCAGATCTGTGTGGAGGGAGCGCAACTTCCTAGCGTCCTCAAGACGCAATCTAGACAAAACCCGGACTACGTTGTGAATGAAAGAGTTGCATATTATTAAGGTGGCCTATGCCGAGGACGCCCTACAACAGCAAATTAAAAACAACGTCTCCAAATCACTTGTGAGAAATTCAGTTTTCGATGCTTTTCTCAACGCATTTTCAAAACGGATTAGAGAGAAAATGGATTTTGTATCCACCTTTGTTATCTATTTGTAGAGCCTCCAATGATTTGACGCTGCAACATGCCCTATGCAAGTTCTACTATCCTTCAAGCAAGAAGATGATCGCTAGGGGGCTTTGTCCAAAATCGCTTCCCCAGAGCGGCCAGAGCTATACGCCTCCGTCTGCAACTGCGCAGAACAACCCCTCAAAGCTTTGGACACACTTCAAGTAGCAGCTAACCATGACACCTATACTTCTGTAAACCACACACGCAATCCAGACAGAAACCGATCTGAAAACTATCCTGAGAACACTTTTTTAATCTTAGAAGACTAGAGATTTTATGAACACAAAACCCCAACACCTTAAGAATCCATTGAATTCTTAAAAAGAGAACACTATAATCGGAAAAACAATTTATTTACTGCATGAGCTTTCCTGACAAAATCAATCCATCACGCCCTCCTCGACATCATAATGAAACCCTGCTACACTCTCAAAACTTCTCTACATCCCCCACTAACATTGACAATGACATAACCCTTTACAACACTTTAGTCAACCAAGACAATACTACTGAAGACGTTGTTAAAATTGGAGAATTA
This sequence is a window from Chlamydiifrater volucris. Protein-coding genes within it:
- a CDS encoding DUF1389 domain-containing protein is translated as MSSANTLSAGGSTRLPQKTTNGEQSASSSLPEWLKVSRSSIVSRSIIALVTNIMVVSGVLLMVGACLGWLNVASVAFFAVMLVAGAITLFKAQDEVYDVFLEEKPEEKKEERLVHRQLECFREFSRGFKNVLAAHYSENLNKFLTEENLSLLEIREFLSKISSSGVKEFFLSEEDFSQSSVEEGLARFSSNVKKTFSPQLSEKILSFWPLLSRPWLSKDENLAAYSDTLENLLKERCPLVWLSEFLSKCHKGHWLSGYRAVFQKRVPMSLKSSSAYCVSRLGLLESSSTIFSLKWWVLSKVVTKEEYEKMVEDYGCGFKEEFLSKVQQCQEVFQKFIEENKDLQIDVPTFKEFQVLCEHKISPEAFLSLSELSKERLDFFSRLTDHNGSNLLAKWLRSFGDCLHDVNSESFSCFYPYTVYKYFASSVMCLTEEEILENLDDDKAFSRMLSELSGLLIEIEEISDSWYVTNRVLDAS
- a CDS encoding DUF1389 domain-containing protein, with product MKFCSFYSVFGGDKLGGCSNVLKISNIVLFVLEVLAAAFVLSVSCVLCFGVPSSSIVGFFASVAISAIFLILSYLIFRDLKVSREHSLLLDTPIRKGLSSEEGVERQEDSRLREESVSKIQLFDHLMLEDMGPVERSMKEMNNFQTVSPGFLEEIVENRISSETVKHFVRKENLTFEETLELLNALPVLHLDEEELKERLSPNLFKKVTSYGIKWLRSFARLKVDFGNLSFLFRAFCLQNCPLFLFSNFVEESFSDFSLWRIKKFFKFKKDFSLSAVAAYSVSRLGLAFRRDTFFSKKYWLFSLAAARYRGIYESMMVHYHFMNKEMFEEMVGFFMRVFDEYVGRKGGRWGISPGSIELSREDVCLLCEHGIGFSGLYFLSMLKFDQLQLLERASNVCGKNLLADLMLSIGDSLFHPRFSSMFSEEELSFRRPSRSIRGITWSELNVLLKWLEDGKEESVETFLSQLEGREIKIQSCNDQSWYTSLRLYDSASLCSNCSVLKRTSREQARVLPWINWNRSVYKRERIRKNDV
- the bioB gene encoding biotin synthase BioB, whose protein sequence is MTDTLRTNPSFSLEEILEILNSPLFELIHRANGVLRSNFPPSELQTCYLMSVKTGGCVEDCAYCAQSSRYNTHVSPEAMMKIVDVVENARLAIKNGATRICLGAAWRNVKNNHQFDRVLEMVKSITDMGAEVCCALGMLAPDQAKKLAEAGLFAYNHNVDSSPEFYETIISTRKYEDRLNTLDVVQEAGISVCCGGIIGMGETMLDRAKMFHVLASREHPPESVPVNILWPVKGTPLEDSPPIPFWDILRTLATARIVFPYSMVRMSAGRAFLSMEQQTLCFIAGANSIFFGEKLLTVENNSMEDDKAMLELLGMKPRPSFMKSRGNPCSKNDS